The nucleotide sequence TACAGTTACATTTGAAACGCTCTCCAGAGCCTTACCAACGCTCATTTGGTCAGAAACATTAATCTTTCCATCACCATTTAAATCAAGTGACTTAGTCCACTGAAGTCCCGATACGAGATCAGTGACGGTCCCATCGCCATTATCTTTATAGGAAGGTCGGTTTCCCGGATTTTGCGCATTCTGGCCAAAAAGTAACGAGCCAACCTCAGGTTGAGAAATCTCATTACCTTGAGCATCCCAAAATGTTTCTTGCCCGGTTCCGACAACACGATATGTATTAATTCCTGGTGCAGTGGATGTGGAAGCAGGAACAGAGACTGTACGAGATTCATAGACAGCTACAACAAGGCCCACAAATAGGATAAGTAAGGTTAGAAATCCAGCTAAAACTCTTAGCAATAGTTTTCCAACCTTGCTTTTTCCAAGAGTTATTTTCATAGTTAAATACCTAAAGCTGCCCTCAATGCAGCCTCGGTAATTCCCAAATTCTTTGCAGCAAGTGCAAGATTTGGTGGGTTCTGGCCAGCAAAGGCTGCCTTCAGTACGTCTTCGGTAATTCCAAGCTTCTTGGCAGCAGCTGCAGTATCAGGCATCGGCATCTGACCACCGCCCATAGGTGGCATGGCTTGGATCTGGCTAGCATCTACTTTTCCATGGAAGCATGCGATTGATGAACGAACATCAGCAGTTCCTAGGAGTACGTAGTGATAAATACCTTTGGGAAATTCGGGGGTTGCACTGTTTATTCCATTGCATTGATCTAGATTCTTAGCAGTAATTTGCTTTCCTTTAATATCTCGATCCCCATAAATTGGGAATCCATCAAGTGCGAAACCGATTACATGTGAAGGCTTGGCGACTTTATCTACTTTGGCAGTCACACAGACGGAGAGCCCGTGGTAGTGATAAGCACCTGAATCGGGAATCGGATGGCCAGCGCACTTATCTACAAATGATGCCGTGATTCCCTCGGAATTTGTGATTGTAAAGTTATTGGCCATTGCGACAGTCTTGTTATCGCCCTCAAATGGGTTATAAATAACAGCACCTGAAATCATGACACCAATTGATCCCAGTGAGGTCGCTGTAACCGCTGATACGTACTGAGGTGTATTTGGAATCGTGAATTTGTAAGACTGAGCCTTAGTTGGGTCTTTGACTATTTTTGCGGTTGTTGAATCTGGAACAACCACATCTTGCGAAATTGGTACTGCGTAGTACTCATCACGAGCATGATTTGGAATTCCAGTTGGCTCCATCACGATTGAAGATTTCCCGTACGTGAGTTTCACGGTCGGATTCCACTTCGCTGCTTTTGCAGCACTTACTACAGAAACCGACTTGGACGTACTTGCCGCATTGGCCGCATAAAACACGACGCTATTAAGGGCAATTACACCGATTCCGATCAAAGCGATTACTAACTTCTTCATTCTTATATTCTCTTTTCTAATTAGGGTAGTTGATAGATGTTTTGTAAAAACGTAGGAATTACT is from bacterium and encodes:
- a CDS encoding YHYH protein translates to SNSYVFTKHLSTTLIRKENIRMKKLVIALIGIGVIALNSVVFYAANAASTSKSVSVVSAAKAAKWNPTVKLTYGKSSIVMEPTGIPNHARDEYYAVPISQDVVVPDSTTAKIVKDPTKAQSYKFTIPNTPQYVSAVTATSLGSIGVMISGAVIYNPFEGDNKTVAMANNFTITNSEGITASFVDKCAGHPIPDSGAYHYHGLSVCVTAKVDKVAKPSHVIGFALDGFPIYGDRDIKGKQITAKNLDQCNGINSATPEFPKGIYHYVLLGTADVRSSIACFHGKVDASQIQAMPPMGGGQMPMPDTAAAAKKLGITEDVLKAAFAGQNPPNLALAAKNLGITEAALRAALGI